A genome region from Drosophila simulans strain w501 chromosome 2R, Prin_Dsim_3.1, whole genome shotgun sequence includes the following:
- the LOC6734283 gene encoding transcription factor Dp isoform X2: protein MAHSTGGTVKADEVNFFYRNEHGQISKMLKPAQNKSEMEGGKPVAVVYATGSSARNSGSASGIGNVGRMGAFSQMGSSSQGQFIRLQDNGLSIPKTEAGTTYTTVSAQKTSGAGSSLYDLPLKGDRYVKFTPNPMKMKSKLHAIQSNSLHSMSASSSSVQRKRKPDKAGKGLRHFSMKVCEKVEEKGKTTYNEVADDLVSEEMKNNAYDNNCDQKNIRRRVYDALNVLMAINVISKDKKEIRWIGLPANSAETFLALEEENSQRRERIKQKNEMLREMIMQHVAFKGLVERNKRNESQGVVPSPNASIQLPFIIVNTHKSTKINCSVTNDKSEYIFKFDKTFEMHDDIEVLKRMGFLLGLDKGECTPENIERVKSWVPPNLAKYVEAYGTGKTGENMYESDDEDNEFNGYLESANESQGFAQHSAQHTTDGEFKLEMDDDELDDDID from the exons ATGGCGCATTCGACGGGCGGTACGGTGAAGGCCGATGAGGTGAACTTCTTCTACCGGAATGAGCACG GACAAATATCCAAAATGCTGAAGCCGGCCCAAAACAAGTCCGAAATGGAGGGCGGTAAGCCCGTGGCGGTGGTCTACGCCACCGGTTCATCCGCGCGCAACAGCGGAAGTGCTAGCGGCATCGGCAACGTGGGACGCATGGGCGCCTTTAGTCAGATG GGCTCCAGCAGTCAAGGGCAGTTTATACGGCTGCAGGACAACGGACTGTCCATTCCAAAAACAGAAG CAGGTACTACCTACACCACCGTTTCGGCGCAAAAGACTTCGGGTGCTGGCAGTAGTCTTTACGACTTGCCCTTGAAGGGAGATCGCTATGTGAAATTTACGCCAAATCccatgaaaatgaaatcaaaact CCATGCCATTCAGAGCAACTCGTTGCACTCCATGTCCGCCTCCTCATCGTCCGTTCAAAGGAAACGCAAGCCGGACAAGGCAGGCAAGGGTTTGCGCCATTTCTCGATGAAGGTATGCGAAAAGGTGGAGGAGAAGGGCAAGACCACCTACAATGAGGTGGCCGACGACCTGGTCAGCGAGGAGATGAAGAACAATGCGTACGACAACAACTGTGATCAAAAGAATATCCGACGTCGTGTCTACGATGCGCTCAACGTACTGATGGCAATCAATGTTATTTCCAAGGACAAGAAGGAGATTCGCTGGATAGGACTGCCCGCAAATTCGGCAGAG ACATTTCTGGCCCTGGAAGAGGAAAACAGTCAGCGCCGCGAACgaataaaacagaaaaacgaAATGCTGCGCGAAATGATCATGCAGCATGTGGCGTTCAAGGGATTGGTCGAGCGGAACAAGCGAAACGAGAGCCAAGGCGTGGTGCCTTCCCCGAATGCCTCGATCCAGCTACCGTTCATCATCGTGAACACGCACAAGTCCACGAAAATCAACTGCAGTGTGACCAACGACAA GTCCGAATACATATTCAAGTTCGACAAAACCTTCGAAATGCACGATGACATTGAGGTGCTCAAGCGTATGGGATTCCTATTGG GACTGGATAAGGGCGAATGCACGCCGGAGAACATTGAACGAGTCAAGTCGTGGGTGCCTCCAAACCTCGCCAAATACGTAGAAG CCTACGGCACCGGCAAGACTGGCGAAAACATGTACGAATCGGACGACGAGGACAATGAGTTCAACGGGTACCTGGAGTCGGCCAATGAGTCCCAGGGCTTTGCACAACACTCGGCACAACACACCACCGATGGCGAATTCAAGCTGGAGATGGACGATGACGAGCTGGACGACGACATTGATTGA
- the LOC6734283 gene encoding transcription factor Dp isoform X1, translated as MLKPAQNKSEMEGGKPVAVVYATGSSARNSGSASGIGNVGRMGAFSQMGSSSQGQFIRLQDNGLSIPKTEGTTYTTVSAQKTSGAGSSLYDLPLKGDRYVKFTPNPMKMKSKLHAIQSNSLHSMSASSSSVQRKRKPDKAGKGLRHFSMKVCEKVEEKGKTTYNEVADDLVSEEMKNNAYDNNCDQKNIRRRVYDALNVLMAINVISKDKKEIRWIGLPANSAETFLALEEENSQRRERIKQKNEMLREMIMQHVAFKGLVERNKRNESQGVVPSPNASIQLPFIIVNTHKSTKINCSVTNDKSEYIFKFDKTFEMHDDIEVLKRMGFLLGLDKGECTPENIERVKSWVPPNLAKYVEAYGTGKTGENMYESDDEDNEFNGYLESANESQGFAQHSAQHTTDGEFKLEMDDDELDDDID; from the exons ATGCTGAAGCCGGCCCAAAACAAGTCCGAAATGGAGGGCGGTAAGCCCGTGGCGGTGGTCTACGCCACCGGTTCATCCGCGCGCAACAGCGGAAGTGCTAGCGGCATCGGCAACGTGGGACGCATGGGCGCCTTTAGTCAGATG GGCTCCAGCAGTCAAGGGCAGTTTATACGGCTGCAGGACAACGGACTGTCCATTCCAAAAACAGAAG GTACTACCTACACCACCGTTTCGGCGCAAAAGACTTCGGGTGCTGGCAGTAGTCTTTACGACTTGCCCTTGAAGGGAGATCGCTATGTGAAATTTACGCCAAATCccatgaaaatgaaatcaaaact CCATGCCATTCAGAGCAACTCGTTGCACTCCATGTCCGCCTCCTCATCGTCCGTTCAAAGGAAACGCAAGCCGGACAAGGCAGGCAAGGGTTTGCGCCATTTCTCGATGAAGGTATGCGAAAAGGTGGAGGAGAAGGGCAAGACCACCTACAATGAGGTGGCCGACGACCTGGTCAGCGAGGAGATGAAGAACAATGCGTACGACAACAACTGTGATCAAAAGAATATCCGACGTCGTGTCTACGATGCGCTCAACGTACTGATGGCAATCAATGTTATTTCCAAGGACAAGAAGGAGATTCGCTGGATAGGACTGCCCGCAAATTCGGCAGAG ACATTTCTGGCCCTGGAAGAGGAAAACAGTCAGCGCCGCGAACgaataaaacagaaaaacgaAATGCTGCGCGAAATGATCATGCAGCATGTGGCGTTCAAGGGATTGGTCGAGCGGAACAAGCGAAACGAGAGCCAAGGCGTGGTGCCTTCCCCGAATGCCTCGATCCAGCTACCGTTCATCATCGTGAACACGCACAAGTCCACGAAAATCAACTGCAGTGTGACCAACGACAA GTCCGAATACATATTCAAGTTCGACAAAACCTTCGAAATGCACGATGACATTGAGGTGCTCAAGCGTATGGGATTCCTATTGG GACTGGATAAGGGCGAATGCACGCCGGAGAACATTGAACGAGTCAAGTCGTGGGTGCCTCCAAACCTCGCCAAATACGTAGAAG CCTACGGCACCGGCAAGACTGGCGAAAACATGTACGAATCGGACGACGAGGACAATGAGTTCAACGGGTACCTGGAGTCGGCCAATGAGTCCCAGGGCTTTGCACAACACTCGGCACAACACACCACCGATGGCGAATTCAAGCTGGAGATGGACGATGACGAGCTGGACGACGACATTGATTGA
- the LOC6734284 gene encoding probable peroxisomal membrane protein PEX13 produces the protein MVDNNNLRSAVISEAPLLPPSSSIGVGVSSAGGSPPEAVLRTPYGNVRALPGPAQPPPLPQSPFQQTQQFGGFGSGYGGNNYGLGGYGGFNSGAFGYGGLGGFASGLGSGFGSGYGYGGGYGGGYGGGFGGGYNRFGSMGENDAEQRFIHMAESSSRPAFQSIESLVSAIGNIASMLDSTFFALTSSFRAILGVATNFVRLRSVFAQFWTTFAIFRGLNWMYRKILYWLRLSNLDPSSAAFKKAFAEALNENNGQARGAPNVPRKGNSPWPVLAFISFIFTAPYLIMKLLGTVTNTAQEEARNPAKWTAPIQTQAVYDFVGRSPSELSLRAGQTLHVAPRDIQQTLNLLNTGWALATTNGQTSGIIPISYVKSPQQMRQEMQDQTKPAQPQPQLMNLSAGAFASPPLEQQMNYDFNLAAQQQAPLGPPSTTSAVLGEGFA, from the exons ATGGTCGACAACAATAACCTACGCAGTGCGGTGATCAGCGAGGCACCGCTGCTGCCGCCCTCGAGCAGCATCGGAGTTGGCGTTTCCAGCGCCGGAGGATCTCCGCCGGAAGCGGTGCTGCGCACTCCATACGGCAATGTTAGGGCGCTGCCCGGACCGGCGCAGCCCCCTCCTTTGCCGCAATCCCCATTCCAGCAGACACAACAGTTCGGTGGTTTCGGCAGCGGGTACGGCGGAAATAACTACGGACTCGGGGGTTATGGTGGCTTCAACAGTGGCGCCTTTGGATATGGTGGACTGGGTGGATTTGCAAGTGGACTTGGAAGTGGATTTGGAAGTGGATACGGCTATGGAGGTGGCTATGGCGGAGGCTATGGTGGTGGCTTCGGCGGAGGGTACAACAGATTTGGATCAATGGGTGAAAACGATGCGGAGCAGCGGTTCATTCATATGGCTGAGTCCAGCTCGCGCCCGGCCTTTCAGAGCATCGAATCCCTGGTGTCGGCCATCGGCAACATCGCCTCCATGCTGGACTCCACATTCTTCGCGCTGACCAGCTCGTTCCGGGCCATTCTCGGCGTGGCAACGAACTTTGTCCGGCTGCGAAGTGTGTTTGCCCAATTTTGGACTACGTTTGCCATATTCCGCGGTCTAAACTGGATGTACAGAAA GATTCTCTATTGGCTGCGCCTATCGAACCTGGACCCTTCATCGGCGGCTTTCAAGAAGGCCTTTGCCGAGGCACTGAACGAAAACAACGGCCAGGCGAGAGGAGCACCTAATGTGCCGCGAAAGGGCAACTCACCCTGGCCGGTGCTGGCCTTCATCAGCTTCATCTTCACTGCTCCCTACTTGATCATGAAGCTGCTGGGAACCGTGACGAACACCGCCCAGGAGGAAG CCCGTAATCCGGCCAAGTGGACTGCGCCGATTCAGACTCAGGCCGTTTACGACTTCGTGGGTCGCAGCCCGAGCGAGCTTTCGCTGCGCGCCGGCCAAACGCTACATGTGGCTCCCCGCGACATCCAGCAGACGCTCAATTTGCTGAACACCGGCTGGGCTCTAGCCACCACCAACGGGCAGACCTCCGGCATCATTCCGATTAGTTATGTTAAATCGCCACAACAAATGCGCCAAGAGATGCAGGATCAAACCAAGCCCGCTCAGCCACAGCCCCAACTAATGAATTTGTCCGCGGGAGCTTTTGCGTCTCCGCCGTTGGAGCAGCAGATGAACTACGACTTTAACCTGGCTGCCCAGCAGCAAGCGCCTTTGGGTCCGCCCTCAACGACGTCAGCTGTGCTGGGCGAGGGATTCGCCTAA
- the LOC6734285 gene encoding transmembrane protein 183: protein MSFDADCDEFIRNKLFRTRGKCTIYARQSDACVAVKQKSISRATAPTLAMAEGNNNNVINMRHDIWFHISMHIDPEDVQTFALICKQTARLVASRAFWRNLYRRHCTGATSGWNLDLPAELQLEPIRNCDTRALRSLVIEALFHCHRPLKVRLELGYNLDWMLQRIFVSCWQTQYQCLWIMCYKFWNRQSHEQDETETDTSEVVNDWESLADDDAAKLAPTFGNPHEGVVLLIVLCRHFVPTPNQLAYGPQQARYRLRATRELLCTDMRAKNLELDFAEDGCRNVSVTVKHARIEKYKVLPWWHPDFQRFVK from the exons ATGAGTTTTGATGCCGATTGTGATGAGTTTATTCGAAACAAACTATTCCGTACCAGAGGGAAATGTA CCATATATGCCCGGCAATCGGATGCCTGCGTAGCGGTGAAGCAAAAGTCCATATCCCGAGCCACTGCACCCACTTTGGCCATGGCGgagggcaacaacaacaatgtgaTCAACATGCGGCATGACATTTGGTTCCACATATCAATGCACATTGACCCGGAGGACGTGCAGACCTTCGCTCTCATATGTAAACAAACCGCCAGACTGGTGGCTTCTCGGGCCTTTTGGCGCAATCTTTACCGGCGTCACTGCACCGGAGCCACCTCTGGTTGGAATCTGGACCTGCCGGccgagctgcagctggagccaATACGCAATTGTGATACCCGGGCGCTCAGATCCCTTGTCATAGAGGCGCTCTTCCATTGCCACCGACCGCTGAAGGTTCGCCTGGAGCTAGGTTATAACCTGGACTGGATGTTACAGCGCATCTTTGTGTCCTGTTGGCAGACGCAATACCAGTGTCTATGGATCATGTGCTACAAGTTTTGGAACCGACAGTCCCATGAGCAGGACGAAACGGAGACGGACACGAGTGAAGTCGTTAATGACTGGGAATCGCTGGCGGATGATGATGCGGCCAAGCTAGCTCCAACTTTTGGTAATCCCCACGAGGGTGTGGTTCTGCTTATTGTTCTGTGCCGCCACTTCGTGCCAACTCCCAACCAGCTAGCCTATGGCCCTCAGCAGGCACGTTACCGTCTGCGGGCCACCCGGGAACTCCTCTGCACGGATATGCGGGCCAAGAACCTAGAGCTGGACTTCGCTGAGGATGGCTGCCGAAATGTGTCGGTAACCGTTAAGCACGCTCGCATCGAAAAGTACAAAGTATTGCCCTGGTGGCATCCGGACTTCCAGAGATTCGTTAAATAA
- the LOC6734286 gene encoding sulfhydryl oxidase 1: MSATHLVILAVALLVDFASAGVPLPRYEALLKQQSAPSDPTLGLYDDGDKVIRLSVDNFNATVLDQNRGALVEFYNTYCGHCRRFAPTYKSVAEHLLPWSEVLIVAAIDCAAEENNGVCRNYEVMGYPTLRYLGPGFQPGPQHYGQSLHTQDINEIREILAGMVAAENLTSSHNNSYWPNFHYLTENDSASSLFEGLSSVTQYVAVVHEPENTTLGVEVALFMTQWPAVSVRRVIDPAVAAKFKIDPTNLPISLVDRKGEIMAYAPESTNGESYAKKLWDVLGKKNITPRPVTVHQPSATPASKIKGQNELIDEVHRNKHFVYQADLEQAIRTVLHNEVSKVGEISGEKLLALQRFLTVLQRYNPLGANGHQLVSKLKDYVVQFNDKLTGSQFEEELKRLEAHLSPVYSSTHFVGCVGSSPRLRGFSCSLWTLFHFMTVQAANNEESQDPLEVLQAMHGYIKNFFGCTECSEHFQAMASRRKIWSVPNKEEAVLWLWAAHNEVNQRLAGDATEDPEFPKKQFPAPDSCSECYRTPDSKSENLEIEWNKDAVLGFLKNIHNPQFVSRYGVQREELLHPTADKMRQKRQISSVFTDMDMRMGMLLYAFCIVMMVLAFKLFAFKGYRKKPYGHDLLGKV; this comes from the exons ATGTCGGCGACGCACCTGGTGATTCTGGCCGTCGCCCTGCTGGTGGACTTCGCATCCGCGGGCGTTCCCCTTCCGCGATACGAGGCGCTCCTCAAGCAGCAGTCAGCTCCATCGGATCCCACGCTGGGTCTCTACGACGACGGGGATAAGGTTATCCGCCTGTCGGTCGACAACTTCAACGCTACCGTGCTGGACCAGAATCGCGGAGCATTAGTCGAGTTCTACAACACTTACTGCGGCCATTGTCGCAGATTCGCACCCACGTACAAGTCGGTAGCGGAGCACCTGTTGCCCTGGTCGGAGGTGCTCATCGTGGCGGCCATCGATTGCGCCGCCGAGGAGAACAATGGCGTCTGCCGCAACTACGAGGTGATGGGCTATCCAACGCTACGTTACCTGGGCCCCGGTTTCCAGCCGGGTCCTCAGCATTACGGGCAGAGTCTGCATACGCAGGATATAAACGAGATCCGCGAGATACTCGCGGGTATGGTGGCCGCAGAGAACCTGaccagcagccacaacaattCCTACTGGCCAAACTTTCACTACTTAACGGAGAACGATTCAGCCAGCAGTTTATTCGAAGGTCTCAGCAGCGTCACGCAGTACGTGGCAGTAGTCCACGAACCGGAGAACACCACTCTAGGAGTCGAGGTGGCTCTGTTCATGACCCAGTGGCCAGCGGTGAGCGTCCGGCGCGTCATTGATCCAGCAGTGGCCGCCAAATTCAAGATTGACCCGACCAATCTGCCCATCAGCTTGGTGGATCGCAAAGGTGAGATTATGGCGTACGCGCCGGAATCTACTAATGGTGAATCGTATGCCAAGAAGCTGTGGGATGTGCTGGGCAAGAAGAATATCACTCCTAGGCCAGTGACGGTGCACCAACCATCGGCTACGCCGGCCTCCAAGATTAAGGGGCAGAACGAATTGATCGATGAAGTGCACCGGAACAAGCACTTCGTCTACCAGGCGGATCTCGAGCAGGCCATACGCACGGTGCTGCACAACGAGGTGTCCAAGGTGGGCGAGATCAGTGGCGAGAAACTGCTCGCACTGCAGAGATTCCTAACAGTGCTGCAGCGCTACAATCCGCTCGGCGCCAATGGACACCAGCTGGTGTCCAAGCTGAAGGACTATGTGGTACAGTTCAACGATAAACTGACGGGCAGCCAGTTCGAGGAGGAGCTGAAGCGCCTAGAGGCCCACCTCTCGCCCGTCTACTCCTCCACCCACTTTGTGGGTTGCGTTGGATCCAGTCCTCGCCTGCGCGGCTTCAGTTGCTCCCTGTGGACACTCTTCCACTTCATGACCGTGCAGGCGGCCAACAATGAGGAGTCTCAGGATCCGCTGGAAGTCTTGCAGGCCATGCACGGTTACATCAAGAACTTCTTCGGCTGCACCGAGTGCTCCGAGCACTTTCAG GCAATGGCATCGAGGCGAAAAATCTGGAGTGTGCCGAACAAAGAGGAAGCTGTTCTGTGGCTTTGGGCAGCGCACAACGAGGTAAACCAGCGCCTGGCAGGCGACGCCACCGAGGATCCAGAGTTTCCCAAAAAGCAATTCCCAGCGCCGGATAGCTGCAGCGAATGCTACCGCACGCCCGACTCCAAGTCGGAGAACTTGGAGATCGAATGGAACAAGGACGCCGTGCTGGGCTTCCTCAAGAACATACACAATCCGCAGTTCGTCAGCCGTTACGGTGTGCAGcgggaggagctgctgcatcCCACGGCGGACAAGATGCGGCAGAAGCGACAGATATCAAGCGTCTTCACCGACATGGATATGAGGATGGGCATGCTGCTGTACGCCTTCTGCATTGTGATGATGGTgttggcatttaaattgttcGCCTTCAAGGGATACCGCAAGAAGCCCTATGGCCACGACCTGCTGGGCAAGGTGTAG
- the LOC6734287 gene encoding probable palmitoyltransferase ZDHHC24, translating into MILRSWDRVKPRSISDLACFLLVAVFVPVTYIFHVTIVMPELFAIGGIWYTLLWLASLFVIFNITSNMLACMLVDTSIRKELLKPPLDAAQLARWHSCQDCQTLVPPRSWHCEVCNVCVLKRDHHCRFTCCCIGHHNYRYFFYYLVYMIIGSLAAAIMESIYLWHLHLDIYWRWSTLFTMFAPVVSLMLSPSWESFYLVIYDLTLLGFAISSLLLVFHWSIFKSGSVTRERGTRKYDRGLRGNLEMVLGKRMHLTWLSPFLRSDLPHDGVNWEPIAAFAPKEE; encoded by the exons ATGATTTTGCGCTCGTGGGATCGGGTTAAACCACGTTCCATTTCGGATTTGGCGTGTTTCCTCCTGGTGGCTGTCTTTGTGCCCGTGACATACATCTTCCATGTGACCATTGTTATGCCGGAACTGTTTGCCATCGGAGGGATTTGGTACACGTTATTATGGTTGGCCAGCCTGTTCGTCATCTTCAACATCACATCAAACATGCTGGCCTGCATGCTTGTGGACACTAGTATCCGCA AGGAGCTTCTGAAGCCACCGTTGGATGCGGCGCAGCTGGCACGGTGGCACTCTTGCCAGGATTGCCAGACGCTGGTGCCACCTCGATCCTGGCACTGCGAAGTGTGCAACGTGTGCGTGCTGAAGCGGGACCACCACTGTCGGTTCACTTGCTGCTGCATCGGCCACCACAACTACAGGTACTTTTTCTACTACCTGGTGTACATGATCATCGGATCCTTGGCGGCCGCCATCATGGAGAGCATCTATCTGTGGCATCTCCATCTGGACATCTACTGGCGCTGGTCCACGCTGTTCACCATGTTTGCTCCCGTGGTTAGCCTAATGCTGTCTCCAAGCTGGGAGTCCTTCTACTTGGTCATATATGATCTCACCCTTCTGGGCTTCGCCATATCATCCCTGCTCCTTGTCTTCCACTGGTCGATATTCAAGAGCGGTTCGGTGACACGCGAGCGCGGCACAAGAAAGTACGATCGCGGCTTGCGGGGTAACCTGGAGATGGTTCTGGGCAAGAGAATGCATCTTACCTGGCTGTCGCCGTTTCTACGCAGCGATCTGCCACACGACGGGGTGAACTGGGAACCCATAGCCGCCTTTGCTCCAAAGGAGGAATAG
- the LOC6734288 gene encoding protein PTCD3 homolog, mitochondrial — protein sequence MYLSRQLRLLPRANIARSLSSSGAHYTTAAPAEDAPIEIPNRIERSPTDLLQALAGTVARDHTAPHYKYHDDPFLIPMSNAAKRSYAMSKESGRKAAKWIKEEHRELFMHQEAQPAIEKFAPSMVYTEDSVVDESSLAQLISQGELKDAVLVYNLLEQKGNPISPELKQSLLELVCFHNNEDPLPEEYIEERWFLQNNRRRERSGKTWKDGDLAEKLYSEIEPKTPQSYASLIRGMAKYLQCERAYALLQEAGEKQVQLDTNTFNSVIEIVSFLKDTAEQRWQLCTELLNEMSQQKLRPNLGTLNAVLQCISTFGNFKLARTAALQALPEFKQLGVNPSLGSYYFLLIIFCRERGPVSHVIVDILNDIAGKEFQIQHPKDTYFFATAMDVCRNHLHDKSLAKKVDELLHTGKNYDLVGDSFKESVYYRNYLALLCQTESFDDFMLSYNLLVPNIYIPEPGIMEEILRAIEINGGVEYVPRIWSDMVVFDHTHRESLLLYVLRILVDNKPNPDSPAQAQLPEQAAKVALDMFERVEEAIRRLRKVSFTGQMLGDILTLLVRGGSYEKATEVFAHIDKNQHRIPGTPSLNALLEFVDASVQEKSPSQALFALQYAVENNFDSRTLAKRIHEGFTLNETHLSKLKSLVGESFLDK from the exons ATGTACCTCTCGCGCCAATTGAGACTGCTGCCCAGGGCGAACATCGCGCGCAGCTTGAGTTCCAGCGGAGCACATTACACAACAGCGGCGCCGGCGGAAGATGCCCCCATTGAGATTCCCAATCGGATCGAGCGTTCGCCCACCGATCTGCTCCAGGCTCTGGCAGGCACGGTGGCCAGGGATCACACCGCACCCCACTACAAGTACCACGATGACCCGTTCCTGATACCCATGTCCAATGCGGCGAAGCGTTCTTATGCCATGTCAAAGGAATCGGGACGCAAGGCTGCCAAGTGGATCAAGGAGGAGCACCGCGAGCTGTTTATG CACCAAGAGGCGCAGCCGGCCATCGAGAAATTCGCACCCAGCATGGTCTATACCGAGGATTCAGTGGTGGACGAGAGCTCTCTTGCCCAACTGATTTCCCAGGGTGAACTCAAAGACGCTGTTCTAGTCTACAACCTTCTGGAACAAAAGGGAAATCCAATCAGTCCCGAACTTAAGCAGAGTCTGCTGGAACTGGTGTGCTTCCACAACAACGAGGATCCACTGCCGGAGGAATACATTGAGGAGCGCTGGTTCCTGCAGAACAATCGACGACGCGAGCGTAGTGGCAAGACCTGGAAGGATGGCGATCTGGCAGAGAAACTGTACTCCGAAATAGAACCAAAGACGCCGCAATCATATGCCTCGCTTATCCGCGGAATGGCCAAGTACTTGCAGTGCGAGCGGGCATACGCATTGCTACAGGAGGCTGGCGAGAAGCAGGTGCAACTGGACACCAACACCTTTAATTCCGTTATCGAAATAGTGAGCTTCCTGAAGGACACAGCCGAGCAGCGTTGGCAGCTCTGCACGGAGCTTCTAAATGAAATGTCGCAGCAAAAGCTAAGACCCAACTTGGGAACTCTGAATGCAGTGCTTCAGTGCATTAGCACATTTGGCAATTTTAAGCTGGCACGCACGGCTGCCCTCCAAGCTCTGCCGGAATTCAAACAATTGGGTGTGAATCCCAGCCTGGGTTCCTACTACTTCCTACTGATCATCTTCTGCCGAGAGAGAGGACCTGTGTCCCATGTTATTGTGGATATCCTCAACGATATTGCTGGCAAGGAGTTCCAAATTCAGCATCCCAAAGACACATACTTCTTTGCCACCGCCATGGATGTGTGTCGCAATCACTTACACGACAAATCGCTGGCGAAGAAGGTAGACGAACTGCTGCACACGGGCAAGAACTACGATTTGGTTGGCGACTCATTTAAGGAATCAGTATACTACCGCAATTACCTGGCACTGCTTTGTCAAACCGAGTCATTTGATGACTTCATGCTGAGCTACAACCTGCTGGTGCCCAACATCTACATACCGGAGCCCGGTATTATGGAGGAGATCCTCAGAGCAATTGAGATCAACGGAGGCGTTGAGTATGTGCCGCGCATTTGGTCTGACATGGTCGTGTTCGATCACACGCACCGAGAGAGCCTTCTACTCTACGTTCTTCGCATTTTGGTAGATAATAAGCCGAATCCAGATTCGCCAGCCCAAGCACAGTTGCCGGAACAGGCCGCCAAGGTGGCGCTGGATATGTTCGAAAGGGTGGAGGAGGCTATCAGGCGACTCCGAAAGGTGTCCTTCACCGGCCAAATGCTGGGGGATATACTAACGCTTCTCGTTCGCGGTGGTAGCTACGAAAAGGCGACCGAGGTCTTCGCCCACATTGACAAGAACCAGCACAGAATTCCCGGAACACCAAGCTTAAACGCCCTGCTAGAATTTGTGGACGCCAGTGTGCAGGAGAAGTCACCCAGCCAGGCGCTGTTTGCCCTGCAATATGCCGTTGAGAACAACTTCGATTCCAGGACGTTAGCCAAACGTATTCATGAAGGATTTACCCTAAATGAAACACACCTGTCCAAACTGAAATCGCTAGTAGGCGAAAGTTTCCTCGATAAGTAG